The genomic region CGACTTTCGAAGTCTGATGTTGTGCCAGCAGCGGCAGCTCGACCGAATGCACCCTCAAGTGTTCAGGGATATGACCGGCCACTCGTCATCGAATGTATTTTCTGGATCCAGTTGCCGTCGTACACGTACTTGAACAGAACGCGCTAAGCGGCAAAGGGGCATTGCCGCCATCAGAGTCTGATTATCGTTTGCGCCGCGGTGGAGTCTTTAGCTGCCGATCGTTCGCGGCCATTAGACCGCCGATCGAACCCTCTGGAAATCATATCATTCGCGCCCAAGCGCAGACTTGAGCAGGAACTTCTATTTGACTGCGAGCACGGACCACGGCGCTCCTGAGTTTTGTCTCGAGCGTCTCCGATGGACGTTCTCCCGCACAGACGCCCATCTCAACGAGCTGCGGCCAAACGCTTCGGATAGTCTCGGCAAGCCACGCATAAAGGGGCGAATCTTCTCCGCCACCGACAGGAACTTCCCGAAACAATGTAGGAATCGGCAGGCCCGCATCTAGATAAAGTTTCAATAGCTGGTTGGCCGAATCGTAATGAGGCAAGGCTTCGCGAAATGCCGTTCCGCTGTCTAAAATTCGTTTTGCTTAGAACGGCATAGAGATGCAGATACAAACAATTACAAATTCAGACACGAACTAACGCACGACGCCCCCTTGTTAATTTACAAAGCATAAAGGCGAAGATCACGAAGGGGTGGGCAAATGTTGTTCGAGTTCCCAGTTCAGGCAAAGCCTCCTGTAACAAGCGATCCAGACTCAGAAGTTATATCAGCGCATGGCAAGCAGGAGCCGAGTTGCTCTATGCGCCTCGCGGCACGACAGGTTCTATTCCGCGAAGGCGACGCTAGAACGATTTTCTACCGCGTGGAAACAGGAGCCATCTGCGTGTACGAACCACGTCGGAACGATGAGCGGTCCGTCATCGATTTTGCATTCCCTGGCGACTTTGTAGGGGTTGGCTTCCTCGAAACGCAGTCATGCAGCGCAAATGCCGTCTGCGAGTGCCAAGTTAGCTGCTTTCCGTGGGCTCAATTGACGAGCGTCATAGCGGGTAATGTCAGCGCCCAACAAAAACTGCAAATTGCGATAGAGCGAGAATTTGAGCATCGCCGCACGAATATCGTCGCACGCGGGCGTCAATTTCCGCTAGAGCGCATCGCCGCATTTTTACTTGCATTGTCACACAACAATGTTTTTGAGGGTCGCGATCCCAATGTTATCGGCGACTCTATGGAGTGCGGTATCGCCGATCTTGGTCTCGGCATCGACGAT from Hyphomicrobium sp. MC1 harbors:
- a CDS encoding Crp/Fnr family transcriptional regulator, which translates into the protein MRLAARQVLFREGDARTIFYRVETGAICVYEPRRNDERSVIDFAFPGDFVGVGFLETQSCSANAVCECQVSCFPWAQLTSVIAGNVSAQQKLQIAIEREFEHRRTNIVARGRQFPLERIAAFLLALSHNNVFEGRDPNVIGDSMECGIADLGLGIDDLGSLLIELRERGLIGPSSPNGIRILDDKALEDLASGRVEFGQVERVTDRSHFSRARRMLGYQMSAA